In Clostridium sp., one DNA window encodes the following:
- a CDS encoding ABC transporter ATP-binding protein — protein sequence MNRKNIMKKNKSFKVSIFCTIIEGILSSFNGMIIYFILRLLWNKELDNLKLVQYTLFLTAIFILRLIIYSYGYIQGQIGGAEISKKIRLFLGDKLRKIPIPRFSKSQTGCYINAVTFNVNDYENILTHKTGELVKNITLVIMLTIFVCYLNFTSGIILFAVGILIIPTLYISISKVRKYGNEKSEISSQNVSSIIEYIAGIQTFRAYKMGGVKHEKLTQIMKKFSDISYIYELKIIPVGVIYNIISGLSMPVIIWIVGKQWILGNIDTVSYLTVSMLPLFLVKLLGTIFVNFTSYKNLLISKNKIKKLIEEKEELQSDEDFKPKNNNIEFENVSFYYDEEEPLFCNLNLEIGSDKFTAIIGDSGSGKSTIINLIAKYYEPQLGKIKIGGIAINKIGADKILSYISMVDQDVFLFDDTIINNIRYANQGASIEEVKMACKAAQCDDFIRNLPQGYETRIGENGNFLSGGERQRLSIARAILKNSSMLLLDEATSNLDVENELKVKSAIRNLLSSKKTVVMIAHSLSVIKQADLIIILSRGKVIAQGTHEQLMKQSKKYISMLEAECGIS from the coding sequence ATGAATAGAAAGAATATCATGAAAAAAAATAAATCATTTAAAGTATCTATTTTCTGTACTATTATAGAAGGAATATTGTCAAGTTTCAATGGTATGATTATTTATTTTATTTTAAGATTATTGTGGAATAAAGAACTTGACAATTTGAAATTAGTACAATATACGTTGTTTTTAACTGCCATTTTTATTTTAAGGTTGATTATATATAGTTATGGATATATACAAGGACAAATAGGTGGAGCTGAAATTAGCAAAAAAATTCGATTGTTTTTAGGAGATAAGTTAAGGAAGATTCCTATTCCTAGATTCTCAAAATCTCAAACAGGATGTTATATAAATGCCGTAACATTTAATGTAAATGATTATGAAAATATTCTAACACACAAGACAGGAGAATTAGTTAAAAATATTACATTAGTTATTATGCTGACAATATTTGTTTGCTATCTCAATTTTACTTCAGGAATAATTTTATTTGCCGTTGGCATACTTATTATTCCAACTTTGTATATTTCTATAAGCAAAGTGAGAAAGTACGGAAATGAAAAAAGTGAAATTTCATCTCAAAATGTAAGTTCCATAATAGAATATATTGCCGGTATTCAAACGTTTAGAGCTTATAAAATGGGCGGTGTTAAACATGAAAAATTGACTCAAATAATGAAAAAATTTAGTGATATCAGTTATATTTATGAATTGAAAATCATACCCGTAGGTGTTATTTACAATATAATATCCGGATTGTCTATGCCCGTTATTATTTGGATTGTTGGTAAACAGTGGATTTTGGGAAATATAGATACTGTATCCTATTTGACTGTCAGTATGTTGCCTTTGTTTTTAGTGAAATTATTAGGGACAATATTTGTAAACTTTACAAGTTATAAGAACCTGCTTATTTCTAAAAATAAAATAAAAAAATTGATTGAAGAAAAAGAGGAATTACAAAGTGATGAGGACTTTAAACCTAAAAATAATAACATAGAGTTTGAGAATGTCTCTTTTTATTATGATGAAGAAGAACCATTGTTTTGTAATTTGAATTTAGAAATAGGAAGTGACAAATTTACTGCTATTATAGGAGATTCTGGTTCGGGAAAGTCGACAATAATAAATCTAATAGCAAAATATTATGAACCTCAGTTAGGAAAAATAAAAATAGGGGGAATTGCTATTAATAAAATAGGTGCTGATAAAATATTATCTTATATTTCTATGGTGGATCAGGATGTTTTCCTTTTTGATGATACTATAATAAACAATATTAGATATGCGAATCAAGGTGCAAGTATAGAAGAGGTTAAAATGGCTTGTAAAGCTGCACAATGTGATGATTTTATAAGAAATTTACCTCAAGGATACGAAACTAGAATAGGAGAAAATGGTAATTTTCTTTCTGGTGGAGAACGACAAAGATTATCTATTGCTAGAGCCATACTTAAAAATTCTTCAATGTTGTTATTGGATGAAGCTACATCCAATCTAGATGTAGAGAATGAATTGAAAGTAAAATCGGCAATACGAAATTTGTTGAGCAGTAAAAAAACTGTAGTGATGATAGCACATTCATTATCTGTAATTAAACAAGCTGATTTGATAATTATACTGTCCAGAGGCAAGGTGATTGCACAGGGAACTCATGAACAGCTTATGAAACAGAGCAAAAAATATATATCTATGTTGGAGGCGGAGTGTGGAATATCATAA
- a CDS encoding alpha/beta hydrolase: protein MKIKIINLKIGITEFYFEKSTQNFIKGEILLVHGANHGAWCWKNFMNRFSEEGYNVYALNLFNHGRSEKKKFITMSMYKEQLNEFIQAMKINPIIIAHSTGGMIAQMLIDAYPDIYKYCILMSSVSPNGMKNDFKITKMCYFKETIRLVMFNYKLSKQFPYKLFFYSDIGKNFMELYIPEPILICFETFEKFCYKRKKRIMIIGSKLDKIISYKTCIKTSQYYDSECIILNHIGHDMMLDRGWEYVAEKIISYLEHISEESYPKSN from the coding sequence ATGAAAATAAAAATAATAAATTTAAAAATAGGAATTACAGAATTTTATTTTGAGAAAAGTACACAGAATTTTATAAAAGGAGAAATATTGTTGGTTCATGGGGCAAATCATGGAGCCTGGTGTTGGAAAAATTTTATGAATAGATTTTCGGAAGAAGGCTATAATGTGTATGCGCTAAACTTGTTTAATCATGGTAGAAGTGAAAAAAAGAAATTTATAACAATGTCCATGTATAAAGAACAGTTAAATGAATTTATTCAAGCTATGAAGATAAATCCGATTATAATAGCACATTCAACTGGTGGCATGATTGCTCAGATGTTAATTGATGCATATCCCGATATATACAAATATTGTATTCTCATGTCATCTGTTTCGCCAAATGGAATGAAAAATGATTTTAAAATAACCAAGATGTGCTATTTTAAAGAAACTATCAGGTTAGTAATGTTTAACTATAAACTATCAAAACAATTTCCGTATAAGCTGTTTTTTTATTCTGATATAGGTAAAAACTTCATGGAATTATATATACCTGAACCAATATTGATTTGTTTTGAAACATTTGAAAAGTTTTGTTATAAAAGAAAGAAAAGAATTATGATAATAGGTTCTAAACTAGATAAAATAATATCTTATAAAACGTGTATTAAAACTTCCCAATATTATGATTCAGAATGTATAATATTAAATCATATAGGCCATGATATGATGCTTGATAGAGGTTGGGAATATGTTGCTGAAAAAATTATATCTTATCTAGAGCATATTTCTGAAGAGAGTTATCCAAAATCGAACTGA
- a CDS encoding PH domain-containing protein yields MNYESIDRNAVKSWIIGRTITGIIIFAIYVLIKNLLVIPQFDYIPIVNYLMDGLEFIIILFFVLYSFFWPFLEYKQWKYTISEDKIELIKGIIFRKKIIIPISRIQNLKIEQGPIQRIYRISSINIITAGGCHEIPAIPDEQAEMTSERLRRIIEMGEKNA; encoded by the coding sequence ATGAACTATGAAAGTATTGACAGGAATGCTGTAAAAAGCTGGATTATCGGGAGAACCATAACTGGTATCATAATTTTTGCCATATATGTACTGATAAAAAATTTACTTGTAATACCACAGTTTGATTATATACCTATAGTCAATTATCTGATGGACGGACTGGAATTCATCATAATTTTGTTTTTCGTCCTGTACAGCTTTTTCTGGCCGTTTTTAGAGTACAAGCAGTGGAAATATACTATTTCCGAAGATAAAATAGAGCTGATAAAAGGGATTATATTTAGAAAGAAGATAATAATTCCTATTTCGAGAATCCAAAATTTAAAAATAGAACAGGGGCCTATTCAGAGAATTTATAGGATAAGTTCTATAAATATCATAACTGCCGGCGGCTGTCATGAAATACCAGCAATACCGGATGAACAGGCAGAAATGACTTCAGAAAGGCTCAGAAGAATTATAGAAATGGGAGAAAAGAATGCATAA
- a CDS encoding PH domain-containing protein: MHNLERNHILGLFYDMGRFIKESIGIIVAIGFLVNKIGLDRSIVIAVALFIMIVLYEFLRWRKNFFIVMQNSIYHQEGILNIKKVEIPFERINTIDISQRLIERIFKVATIKIDTGNVENRGSELKFTLKKSRAQELKNILLKKEIYSDVKKDAYIIKPGELIVYSLISNSVFKGIGMLFVVQQFFDQYLKDFIHIDTSLYINEFQKEDIYHAVYTAALIVLGLIFISIILSIIYVFLKYYDFKMWVDKDKLHVGYGAISRKDYSFDRKKIKGIHIKQSVLMQLFGFFTMEIESIGYGDEKGEKAILYPICSSSLKDEIIESLLGEFKYVGDISRPEKKACYRFFYKKLVFWFIIAVICFFIKPEIVIFTLAILVFLMFMGYLEYRNTAFGIYGNLVYMCYSGFNKTQSILKMEAVQSISLSYTYFQHREGLCNYSILLYSSSAGKILSVRNLRDDIIGESFK, from the coding sequence ATGCATAATTTGGAACGAAACCACATTCTAGGATTATTTTATGATATGGGGAGATTTATTAAAGAATCAATAGGAATTATAGTGGCAATAGGTTTTCTGGTTAACAAGATAGGGCTTGACAGGTCCATAGTTATAGCTGTTGCTTTATTCATCATGATTGTTCTATATGAATTTTTAAGGTGGAGAAAAAATTTTTTTATAGTAATGCAAAACTCCATATATCATCAGGAGGGAATATTGAATATAAAAAAGGTTGAGATTCCCTTTGAAAGAATCAATACAATAGATATTTCCCAGAGACTTATAGAAAGAATTTTCAAGGTTGCTACCATTAAAATTGACACTGGAAATGTTGAAAATAGAGGCAGTGAACTCAAATTCACCTTGAAAAAGTCCAGGGCTCAGGAACTGAAGAATATCTTGTTGAAAAAGGAAATTTACAGTGATGTAAAAAAAGATGCATATATTATAAAACCAGGGGAACTTATTGTCTATTCTCTTATTTCAAATTCAGTATTCAAGGGAATTGGAATGTTGTTTGTTGTACAGCAGTTTTTTGATCAGTATTTAAAAGATTTCATTCATATAGATACTTCACTTTATATAAATGAATTTCAAAAGGAAGATATCTACCATGCTGTATATACTGCAGCGCTTATAGTATTGGGATTGATATTTATCAGCATAATTTTATCTATAATATATGTTTTCCTTAAATATTATGATTTCAAAATGTGGGTGGATAAGGATAAATTACATGTGGGATACGGGGCCATAAGCAGAAAAGATTATAGTTTTGACCGAAAAAAAATAAAGGGAATACATATAAAGCAGAGTGTTCTCATGCAGCTTTTCGGTTTTTTTACTATGGAAATTGAGAGCATTGGATATGGGGATGAAAAAGGTGAAAAAGCTATATTATATCCTATATGCAGCAGCTCTTTAAAAGATGAAATCATTGAAAGTTTGCTTGGAGAATTCAAGTATGTGGGAGATATTTCAAGGCCGGAGAAAAAAGCTTGTTACAGGTTCTTTTATAAAAAGCTTGTTTTTTGGTTTATCATAGCTGTAATATGCTTTTTTATAAAGCCTGAAATTGTAATATTTACTCTGGCAATATTAGTATTTTTAATGTTTATGGGATATCTTGAGTATAGAAATACTGCATTTGGGATTTATGGAAACCTTGTGTATATGTGTTATTCGGGCTTCAATAAAACACAGTCCATATTGAAAATGGAGGCCGTTCAATCAATTAGTTTATCTTATACATATTTTCAGCACAGAGAAGGACTGTGCAATTACAGTATCCTCCTATACAGTTCAAGTGCGGGAAAAATTTTAAGCGTAAGGAACTTGAGGGATGATATCATAGGTGAATCTTTTAAGTAG
- a CDS encoding TraR/DksA C4-type zinc finger protein, whose translation MDNNLLKRFKSKLEAQKEEVKSLLQQMEKNGTIKSNEEFSSELSTYDNHPADSASSLYDKEKGLIFQKNEEIIIDKIDNALKDIEKGTYGKCKKCGREIDEKRLEYVPYAEYCIECQKKIDNLKPDEKKNRPAEEDVIKYTVNHGQNDQTEFDTEDGYQSVGRFNRRENIVEEYTDEDEEYVEPVESISNDQYKNQLP comes from the coding sequence ATGGACAATAATTTATTGAAAAGATTCAAGAGTAAATTGGAGGCACAGAAAGAGGAAGTAAAAAGCCTTTTGCAGCAGATGGAGAAAAATGGTACCATAAAGTCCAATGAGGAATTTTCATCTGAGCTATCCACTTACGACAATCATCCTGCGGACAGTGCCAGCAGCTTGTATGATAAGGAAAAAGGATTGATTTTCCAAAAAAATGAGGAAATTATTATAGATAAAATAGATAATGCCCTGAAAGATATAGAGAAGGGCACTTATGGAAAGTGTAAAAAATGCGGCAGGGAAATAGACGAAAAGCGGCTGGAATATGTTCCCTATGCAGAATACTGCATTGAATGCCAGAAAAAGATTGACAATTTAAAACCGGATGAGAAAAAGAACAGGCCCGCAGAAGAAGATGTAATCAAATATACTGTGAATCATGGACAAAATGATCAAACAGAGTTTGACACTGAAGATGGATATCAGTCAGTTGGAAGATTCAATAGAAGGGAAAACATAGTGGAAGAATATACAGACGAAGATGAGGAATATGTAGAACCAGTAGAGTCAATAAGCAATGATCAGTATAAGAACCAGCTGCCTTAA
- a CDS encoding alpha/beta fold hydrolase, translating into MFKKYTGNEQFDLQITRFTYDYENDPRVKEDLKQIVPKLKDFDSWYENWSHLAVKRENEGSYGIASNYYKAAEFYLQPKNPSKQKMYEGYRRNFYKYYNDFDFKSYKVPYENSFLPAVELFNLNAHKTLIIFGGYDSYMEEIIKEAVFLKNTDYNIIVFDGPGQGTALKNGLKFIPNWEKPVSTVIDYFNLKRVSAIGMSWGGYFVLRAAAFEKRIDKVIAFDIFYSGLDPLMNRIPKEIGNNLVKLFKNNKFNEFNNFINKMMQGNIDLTWKINKGYEITGEATPFNLYRNFKRHSIKGIGQFINQEVLLLAGEDDQYVPISRLPQIQQELCNAGSVTTKVFTRKTGGEQHCQVGQINLAFEEIKKFLG; encoded by the coding sequence ACAGGCAATGAACAATTCGATCTGCAGATAACCCGTTTTACTTATGACTATGAAAATGATCCCAGGGTAAAGGAAGATTTAAAACAAATAGTGCCCAAATTAAAAGATTTTGACAGCTGGTATGAAAACTGGTCACATCTTGCTGTGAAACGGGAAAATGAGGGCTCTTACGGCATAGCCTCAAATTATTATAAGGCAGCTGAATTTTACCTGCAGCCCAAAAATCCCAGCAAACAGAAAATGTATGAAGGATACCGCAGAAACTTTTACAAATACTACAATGATTTTGATTTCAAAAGCTACAAGGTTCCCTATGAAAACTCTTTTCTTCCAGCTGTAGAGCTGTTCAACCTAAACGCACATAAAACACTGATTATTTTTGGAGGCTATGATTCCTATATGGAAGAAATTATCAAAGAAGCTGTATTCTTAAAAAATACAGACTATAATATAATTGTTTTTGACGGCCCGGGCCAGGGTACGGCTTTAAAAAACGGGCTTAAGTTTATTCCAAACTGGGAAAAACCAGTTTCGACGGTAATTGATTATTTCAATTTGAAACGTGTCAGTGCAATCGGCATGTCTTGGGGAGGTTATTTTGTCCTGCGTGCGGCAGCTTTTGAAAAGCGCATAGATAAAGTAATAGCATTCGATATCTTCTATTCCGGATTGGATCCATTGATGAATCGAATTCCCAAGGAAATAGGAAACAACCTTGTTAAATTGTTTAAAAACAACAAATTTAATGAATTCAATAATTTCATAAACAAAATGATGCAGGGCAATATTGATCTTACATGGAAAATAAATAAAGGCTACGAGATTACCGGCGAGGCCACGCCCTTTAATCTATACAGAAATTTCAAACGTCACAGTATAAAGGGCATAGGGCAGTTTATCAACCAGGAAGTTCTACTATTGGCCGGTGAAGATGATCAGTACGTACCAATCTCAAGACTCCCTCAAATTCAGCAGGAACTCTGCAATGCAGGCTCCGTTACAACAAAGGTTTTTACCAGAAAAACCGGTGGGGAACAGCATTGTCAAGTCGGCCAGATTAATCTTGCCTTCGAAGAAATCAAAAAATTTCTTGGTTGA